In Ktedonobacteraceae bacterium, one genomic interval encodes:
- a CDS encoding GNAT family N-acetyltransferase, which yields MIIRAARVEDAAGIARVHVDTWRTTYRGIVPDDYLANLSYEEREKEWKTGLSRAREDRFTFVAEDETGRIIGFVTGGPNRYNEPQYQSELYAIYVLKEYQGQGIGRDLTRSLIRSFLAMGSQSMMLWVFAGNTSSRRFYEALGGQFVKSNHFEISGAVIEEIAYGWTDISVLLKE from the coding sequence ATGATTATTCGAGCAGCACGTGTTGAAGATGCCGCCGGTATCGCAAGGGTGCATGTCGATACATGGCGAACAACCTATCGCGGTATTGTGCCGGATGATTACCTTGCAAATCTTTCATATGAGGAACGTGAAAAGGAATGGAAAACAGGCTTAAGTAGGGCCAGAGAGGACAGATTCACTTTTGTCGCGGAGGACGAAACGGGCCGAATCATTGGTTTTGTGACAGGGGGGCCAAATCGCTATAACGAACCACAATACCAGAGCGAGCTATATGCCATCTACGTTTTGAAGGAGTACCAGGGACAGGGCATCGGACGTGATCTTACGCGATCATTGATAAGGAGCTTTCTGGCGATGGGTTCACAATCGATGATGTTGTGGGTATTTGCCGGAAATACATCTTCGCGGCGCTTTTATGAGGCGTTAGGCGGGCAATTTGTAAAGTCGAACCACTTCGAGATCAGTGGAGCCGTGATCGA
- the mtaB gene encoding tRNA (N(6)-L-threonylcarbamoyladenosine(37)-C(2))-methylthiotransferase MtaB, whose product MRDQSSSKTTFAVATLGCKVNQADSEAISEQMDEAGFEQRDFSEIADVYIVNTCTVTHLGDRSSRQMISQARRRHPGALLVVTGCYAEMNPKAVAALPGVDLVVGNTGKDQLANAIKEQYETASKSKNPWSESSSTGYGRALPVLHLDAQHIGSDRSLSIDPAEQEPQPDNPSTLALVTDSVSVAETAGARLLSRTRVQMKVQDGCNNRCTYCIVPYVRGASRSRSIESIVENVRRKARAGFQEIVLTGIHLGDYHPEDDEKRDLGDLIAALLHETDIARIRVSSLEPEDFRLEWLELWENPRMCRHLHLPMQSGSDYILRRMARRYNSERYATIITTAKRLVPGIAISTDIITGFPGESDDDFAATYQLAAQLQFAKAHVFRFSPRQGTAAARMKGQIREEVKKARSERLLALNDEHARLFRQQFLGETMQVLIEARKHGRWEGLTDNYLRVEIDGLPDHPDHTDRNWQNRLVKAHLNELVDDGIRGIAVE is encoded by the coding sequence ATGCGAGATCAATCATCATCAAAAACAACTTTTGCCGTAGCCACGTTGGGCTGCAAGGTCAATCAGGCCGATAGCGAAGCCATCAGCGAACAGATGGACGAGGCAGGCTTCGAGCAGCGCGATTTCAGCGAGATCGCCGATGTGTATATCGTCAATACCTGCACTGTAACGCACCTGGGAGATCGCAGTTCGCGACAGATGATCAGCCAGGCGCGTCGCCGTCATCCCGGTGCGTTACTGGTCGTCACCGGTTGCTACGCAGAAATGAATCCTAAAGCGGTCGCAGCCTTGCCCGGAGTAGACCTGGTAGTAGGCAACACAGGCAAGGACCAGTTAGCAAACGCTATCAAGGAACAATACGAGACCGCAAGTAAATCAAAAAATCCATGGAGTGAATCATCAAGCACGGGGTATGGTCGTGCCTTGCCGGTGCTTCACCTCGATGCGCAACATATCGGCAGCGACCGCTCGCTATCCATTGATCCTGCTGAACAAGAGCCACAGCCAGACAATCCATCCACGCTTGCGCTTGTTACGGATAGCGTGAGCGTGGCCGAAACAGCCGGTGCGCGACTGTTATCACGAACACGCGTACAGATGAAAGTGCAGGATGGTTGTAATAATCGCTGCACATACTGTATCGTTCCCTATGTACGGGGAGCATCGCGCAGCCGCAGCATCGAATCGATTGTCGAAAACGTGAGGCGTAAGGCACGAGCCGGCTTCCAGGAAATCGTCCTGACAGGCATTCACCTGGGAGACTACCATCCCGAAGATGATGAAAAGCGCGACCTGGGAGACTTGATCGCAGCCCTGCTGCATGAAACCGATATCGCGCGCATTCGCGTCTCTTCGTTGGAGCCGGAAGATTTTCGCCTGGAATGGCTAGAATTGTGGGAAAATCCCCGCATGTGCCGCCACCTTCATTTGCCGATGCAGAGCGGTTCGGATTATATCCTGCGACGCATGGCCCGGCGCTACAATAGCGAACGCTACGCCACGATCATCACCACAGCCAAACGTCTCGTCCCAGGCATTGCCATCAGCACCGATATCATCACCGGTTTCCCGGGCGAGAGCGACGATGATTTCGCGGCGACCTACCAGCTTGCCGCACAACTTCAATTTGCTAAAGCGCATGTTTTCCGCTTCTCCCCAAGGCAGGGTACGGCAGCAGCGCGTATGAAAGGGCAGATTCGAGAGGAAGTAAAGAAGGCCCGCAGCGAACGATTACTTGCGTTGAACGATGAACATGCCCGGCTCTTCCGCCAGCAATTCCTGGGCGAGACGATGCAGGTACTCATCGAAGCTCGCAAACATGGCCGCTGGGAAGGATTGACCGACAATTACCTGCGCGTCGAAATCGATGGTCTCCCTGACCATCCTGACCATACAGATCGCAACTGGCAAAATAGGCTTGTTAAGGCCCATTTGAACGAACTGGTTGATGATGGTATTCGAGGAATCGCTGTGGAATGA
- a CDS encoding DUF2085 domain-containing protein, with amino-acid sequence MALQQVQDIHNTYSPRRQALNNFMNSLGLYIGDFLLNHWATLLTYILGIIVFAALSVPFLSYFGLDALSKQIFFALHLVCAQIPSHSFYIFGHQLGMCERNFSIYSSMFVTSLIFVLSKKRLPGIPWWLWLLLILPMAIDGTTQMFGLRESTWQLRVLTGTLFGLGNIWFALPLIHKTILETTPVQSQIAR; translated from the coding sequence ATGGCGCTACAACAGGTTCAAGACATCCATAACACGTATTCACCACGCAGGCAGGCACTGAACAACTTTATGAATAGCCTCGGCCTGTATATAGGTGATTTTCTGCTGAATCACTGGGCCACCCTGCTCACTTATATATTGGGAATCATCGTTTTCGCGGCACTGAGCGTTCCTTTTCTCTCGTACTTTGGCCTTGATGCGCTCTCCAAACAAATATTCTTTGCCCTGCACCTGGTTTGCGCGCAGATCCCCTCGCACTCGTTCTACATTTTCGGGCACCAGCTTGGCATGTGCGAGCGTAACTTCTCCATCTATAGCTCGATGTTCGTTACGAGCCTGATTTTTGTGTTGAGCAAAAAACGCCTGCCCGGTATTCCATGGTGGCTATGGCTATTATTGATCCTGCCCATGGCTATAGATGGGACAACACAGATGTTCGGCTTGCGCGAAAGCACCTGGCAACTGCGAGTGCTCACCGGAACGCTTTTCGGGCTGGGAAATATCTGGTTCGCCCTGCCATTGATCCATAAGACAATCCTCGAGACAACCCCAGTCCAATCCCAGATAGCACGATGA
- a CDS encoding glutaredoxin family protein, with protein sequence MDKAKRPATTRVVFYTKAGCHLCEEARDMLEDIAAQTEYELTEIDIRSDPQVFEQYRYRIPVIIINDSTLLEGRIQYAELSEAFHLE encoded by the coding sequence TTGGATAAGGCAAAACGACCGGCAACGACCCGGGTGGTGTTCTATACGAAGGCAGGCTGTCACTTATGCGAGGAAGCGCGTGATATGCTCGAAGATATCGCGGCGCAAACCGAATATGAACTGACGGAGATCGACATTCGCAGCGACCCACAGGTATTCGAGCAATATCGCTATCGCATACCGGTGATTATCATCAACGACAGTACGCTGCTCGAAGGCCGCATCCAGTACGCCGAGCTTTCAGAGGCTTTTCACCTGGAATAA
- a CDS encoding sigma-70 family RNA polymerase sigma factor: protein MIESGSDLRSDIKGVARNAVRAYAQSIVSAEWLEEQILMDWEGRRCGEDPPSRSVLIRIAQRICSQKLYEAWRSSDSHLSELAFENLRRYLEFSLSHSRYAQQLAQLAHAVDDVLNQTLVELHQALLRTTSAGPDDPAAFLKWTQTIVLRQAHTFLQKNRREQHISLDNQPEGFMEQFVDSNNADPQEQVVRKELQETLKNAILSLKNPRYRDVLLCTYLAGIDEGELASRLGVQVQDVYMWRHRALKALRSKPEVMQALWPWLR from the coding sequence ATGATCGAGTCAGGCAGTGATCTTCGTTCAGATATTAAAGGTGTAGCCAGAAATGCTGTGCGTGCTTACGCACAGAGCATAGTTTCAGCGGAATGGCTAGAAGAGCAAATTTTGATGGACTGGGAGGGTAGGCGCTGCGGAGAAGACCCACCATCACGCTCAGTTCTGATACGCATCGCGCAGAGGATTTGTAGCCAGAAATTATACGAGGCCTGGCGCTCCTCTGACAGCCACCTGAGCGAACTGGCTTTCGAAAATCTCAGGCGCTACCTGGAATTTTCATTATCTCATAGCCGCTACGCTCAGCAGCTCGCACAACTTGCGCATGCCGTGGATGATGTCCTGAATCAGACTCTGGTGGAACTTCATCAAGCCCTGCTTCGCACCACATCTGCCGGACCAGATGACCCGGCAGCTTTCCTGAAATGGACGCAAACAATTGTACTCCGCCAGGCACACACTTTTTTGCAGAAAAACCGGCGCGAGCAACATATCTCACTGGATAATCAGCCCGAGGGGTTTATGGAGCAGTTCGTTGACAGCAATAATGCCGACCCCCAGGAGCAAGTAGTGCGAAAGGAATTGCAAGAAACTCTTAAAAATGCTATTCTATCCTTGAAGAACCCCCGTTACCGGGACGTGCTTCTCTGCACCTACCTGGCAGGTATTGATGAGGGTGAACTGGCGTCGCGGTTAGGTGTGCAGGTACAGGATGTCTACATGTGGCGACATCGGGCGTTGAAAGCGCTCCGTAGCAAGCCGGAAGTGATGCAGGCTCTTTGGCCATGGCTGCGGTAG
- a CDS encoding PIG-L deacetylase family protein: protein MADRNAPGALQVVKTPDYEAMVIGAHPDDNDFGAGGTSALWAKQGKKVVWVIMTDGAEGSEVPSLIDTELMLLREQEQRMACEVLGVQAVEFLRFHDGHLTNSEEARKAIVRLIRKYRPRLVVTHDPTQFIFAPDPNEKPEETAYINHSDHRATGNIVLDAIFPPVGNPRSYRELLAEDLLPYQVHELYLYHGEPANTYVDITETIDLKARGLMCHVTQFGPEAKMTDRIREWAAETAKEAKEKYNLDMQYAESFRRIKLYVPKKEEPETNKEAQVEE from the coding sequence ATGGCAGACAGAAATGCTCCTGGCGCGTTGCAGGTCGTGAAAACTCCCGATTATGAAGCAATGGTAATCGGCGCGCATCCCGACGATAACGACTTTGGGGCTGGTGGAACAAGCGCGTTGTGGGCGAAGCAGGGCAAAAAGGTCGTCTGGGTTATTATGACCGATGGAGCTGAGGGCAGTGAAGTCCCCAGCCTGATCGATACTGAATTGATGCTCCTGCGCGAGCAGGAGCAGCGTATGGCCTGCGAAGTGTTAGGCGTGCAGGCAGTCGAATTTCTACGCTTTCACGATGGGCACCTCACAAACAGTGAAGAGGCGCGCAAGGCAATTGTGAGATTGATCCGCAAGTATCGCCCGCGCCTGGTGGTAACGCACGACCCGACCCAATTCATCTTCGCTCCCGATCCCAATGAAAAGCCCGAAGAAACGGCTTACATCAATCATAGCGATCACAGGGCGACCGGCAATATCGTGCTTGATGCCATCTTCCCGCCGGTCGGCAATCCCCGTTCGTACCGCGAGCTACTGGCGGAGGACTTACTCCCTTACCAGGTTCACGAACTGTACCTGTATCATGGTGAACCAGCAAATACCTACGTTGACATCACCGAAACGATTGATCTGAAGGCCAGAGGGTTGATGTGCCACGTCACACAGTTCGGGCCAGAGGCAAAGATGACTGATCGTATCCGCGAATGGGCTGCTGAAACGGCAAAAGAGGCTAAAGAGAAATATAATCTCGATATGCAGTATGCCGAGTCTTTCCGCAGGATCAAGCTCTACGTTCCTAAGAAAGAGGAACCAGAAACAAACAAGGAAGCACAAGTCGAAGAATAA
- a CDS encoding MFS transporter produces MKALSPDSAELPVVVGVTTEETRQARGLTRTFVALRHRNFRLFWFGQLISLIGTWMQTTAQAWLVLELTNSAWWLGVVGALQFLPVLLFALFGGVLADRLPKRRVLLFTQSSAMLLALVLWILVATGAVQLWHVLILATLLGLVNALDMPTRQAFVVEMVGRDDLPNAVALNSSLFNMARIIGPGIGGILIAWLGVAPLFLLNGISFIAVIIGLAMIDMHQLHAQTIHEKPEHGRHGAGTMKSLVEGLAYVRNTPVVFLVIAVVGIVSLFGINFNVVLPLFATNVLNVGSIGFGFISATFGVGSLLSALWLAWGNKKPGMRQLLLGAIAFSFLEALFALSHLYLLSLVLIAGVGFAQIAFSALANTTLQTVTPDHLRGRVMSVYMMVFAGSTPLGNLFIGGLAHLYNAPIALLVGALLSLAAAVGGWILRKPAEKSLAESALID; encoded by the coding sequence ATGAAAGCATTATCACCTGACTCTGCGGAACTTCCCGTTGTTGTCGGAGTCACCACTGAGGAAACGCGGCAGGCGAGGGGCCTGACACGGACATTTGTAGCGCTGCGCCACCGCAATTTCCGCCTTTTCTGGTTCGGCCAACTTATTTCGTTGATCGGAACCTGGATGCAGACCACCGCTCAGGCCTGGCTGGTGCTGGAGCTAACCAACAGCGCATGGTGGCTTGGTGTGGTAGGCGCATTGCAATTCCTGCCGGTGCTGCTGTTTGCGCTCTTCGGCGGCGTTCTGGCGGACCGTTTGCCAAAACGGAGGGTATTACTCTTTACACAATCATCTGCCATGCTCCTTGCTCTTGTACTCTGGATACTCGTTGCTACAGGAGCGGTGCAGCTCTGGCATGTACTCATACTGGCAACCTTGCTAGGTCTGGTAAACGCGCTCGATATGCCGACGCGCCAGGCTTTTGTAGTTGAGATGGTCGGGCGCGATGATTTACCGAACGCGGTAGCTTTGAATTCATCGCTGTTCAATATGGCGCGTATTATTGGCCCGGGTATTGGAGGCATCCTGATCGCGTGGTTGGGAGTCGCACCCCTCTTCCTGCTCAACGGCATCAGCTTTATCGCGGTGATTATCGGGCTGGCGATGATTGATATGCATCAATTGCACGCGCAAACCATTCATGAGAAGCCAGAGCATGGCAGGCATGGAGCAGGAACTATGAAGAGCCTGGTTGAGGGGCTTGCCTATGTGCGCAATACGCCCGTGGTTTTCCTGGTCATCGCGGTCGTTGGTATAGTCTCGCTGTTCGGCATCAACTTTAATGTCGTGCTGCCGCTGTTTGCCACCAACGTACTGAATGTAGGATCGATAGGTTTTGGCTTCATTTCCGCCACCTTTGGCGTTGGATCGCTGCTTTCGGCGCTCTGGTTGGCCTGGGGCAATAAAAAGCCCGGTATGCGCCAGTTGCTGCTGGGAGCAATCGCTTTCAGCTTTTTAGAAGCGCTGTTTGCCCTATCGCACCTCTACCTGCTGTCGCTCGTCCTCATAGCAGGGGTAGGATTCGCCCAGATCGCATTTTCGGCCCTGGCGAATACAACGTTACAGACGGTTACGCCTGATCACCTGCGTGGAAGGGTCATGAGCGTTTATATGATGGTGTTCGCGGGTAGCACTCCACTAGGCAATCTCTTTATCGGTGGACTGGCTCACCTGTATAATGCACCTATCGCATTATTAGTTGGAGCCTTGCTGAGCCTGGCCGCGGCTGTTGGCGGCTGGATACTACGCAAACCGGCGGAGAAAAGTCTTGCAGAGTCTGCACTCATCGATTAG
- a CDS encoding MerR family transcriptional regulator, translated as MIAANDEFVSTSTEEPQTFTIEQVAAKTGLTKRTLRYYEEVGLLPPTDRTEGNYRRYTKDDIQRLENIKRLRDLLGFSLADIREIMEAEDERGQIKVAYKNETEAAAKIAQLDRSDELIRTQLHLIEQKIIGLEEMRTALQAKIERHQQVREALMKDK; from the coding sequence ATGATTGCGGCAAACGATGAATTTGTATCAACGAGCACAGAAGAACCTCAGACGTTCACCATTGAGCAGGTAGCGGCCAAAACAGGTTTGACAAAGCGCACGCTGCGCTATTATGAGGAAGTTGGCTTGCTTCCTCCGACAGATCGCACCGAGGGAAACTACCGGCGTTATACTAAAGATGATATCCAGAGGCTGGAGAATATTAAGAGACTGCGTGACCTGCTGGGATTTTCTCTGGCCGATATTCGCGAGATTATGGAGGCCGAGGATGAACGCGGGCAGATTAAGGTCGCCTATAAAAACGAGACTGAGGCCGCGGCCAAGATAGCGCAGTTAGATCGCTCCGATGAGCTTATTCGCACACAATTGCACTTAATCGAACAAAAAATAATCGGCCTGGAAGAGATGCGTACAGCACTGCAAGCTAAGATAGAACGTCATCAGCAAGTACGCGAAGCATTAATGAAAGATAAATAA
- the efp gene encoding elongation factor P: MAATTTADFYNGMVIRYNNELYTITEFHHVSPGNWRAFVRARLKNLRTGRVIEQRFRAGEEIEAVRVEHQNWQFLYIDGDDYIFMNTETFDQQPIPKEMLGSAVQFIKEQDIVEMLVDGDNIIAVELPNFVELTVESAEPGVRGDTANNVTKPATLETGAVVNVPLFVNPGDKIRIDTRTGQYVERVK, translated from the coding sequence ATGGCTGCGACAACAACAGCCGATTTTTATAACGGCATGGTTATACGTTATAACAACGAATTATATACTATTACTGAGTTCCATCATGTTAGTCCGGGGAACTGGCGCGCTTTCGTGCGTGCGCGTTTGAAGAATCTGAGGACCGGGCGTGTCATTGAGCAGCGCTTCCGCGCGGGCGAAGAGATTGAGGCTGTCCGCGTCGAACATCAGAACTGGCAGTTCCTGTATATCGATGGCGATGACTACATATTCATGAATACCGAAACGTTTGATCAGCAGCCCATTCCTAAGGAGATGCTTGGCAGTGCCGTGCAGTTCATCAAAGAGCAGGATATCGTGGAAATGCTGGTAGATGGCGATAATATCATTGCCGTTGAGTTGCCAAACTTCGTCGAACTGACGGTGGAGAGCGCTGAGCCGGGTGTGCGTGGCGATACTGCCAACAATGTCACAAAGCCCGCGACGCTGGAGACCGGGGCCGTGGTCAATGTGCCCCTGTTCGTGAATCCCGGCGACAAGATTCGCATCGATACCCGTACCGGGCAATACGTCGAGCGTGTGAAGTAA
- a CDS encoding MFS transporter produces MNSPAHHQDKEHVEAAVAQQVRFARLQIGLAFFSFILIGANDGAFGVLIPGIQAHYGIDKATVGLLFLASTLGYLIAAFNTGLLVQKLGNRRFLVLGAFSFLLGALALGFMLPFDIVLVTMLMLGFGVAIIDAGLNAYIAGLPRNAALLNYLHAFYGSGALLGPLIASTILAIRWGWNSVYFVWVAIVLILLVGYRQIFAKRQNDQQTEVTGGLQGNIFVNTLKLPVVWIAAFFLLVYVGAEVSVGSWVYSLLTEERHFSILYSGWMVSGYWLGLTLGRVALARVALRIGTRRLVQYCLLGTIVAALLFWLVPLFSVSAFGLCLLGFSFGPIYPITIAFLSSRVPAHILAGAVGFLASLGSAGAAMFPWLTGFLAQHVGLWTLMPLVVFLAIVMVCLWQLVNQFPQVGYEYEQANHNSENGA; encoded by the coding sequence TTGAATTCGCCTGCTCATCATCAAGATAAAGAGCATGTAGAAGCGGCTGTAGCGCAGCAAGTGAGGTTTGCGCGGCTCCAAATAGGGCTTGCTTTTTTCTCATTTATCTTAATTGGAGCGAACGACGGAGCATTTGGCGTTCTGATACCGGGCATACAGGCGCATTATGGTATCGATAAGGCTACCGTTGGCCTGCTCTTCCTCGCGTCAACTCTTGGCTATCTGATCGCTGCTTTCAACACCGGATTGCTTGTCCAGAAATTGGGGAACAGGCGCTTCCTGGTACTGGGCGCGTTCAGTTTTCTGCTGGGCGCGCTGGCCCTTGGCTTCATGCTTCCATTTGACATCGTGCTGGTTACGATGCTCATGCTCGGTTTTGGCGTAGCCATTATCGATGCGGGCCTCAATGCGTACATCGCTGGATTACCACGCAATGCCGCTCTCTTGAACTATCTGCATGCTTTCTACGGCAGTGGGGCTTTGCTCGGTCCGCTCATCGCATCGACTATCCTGGCGATCAGGTGGGGGTGGAACAGCGTCTACTTCGTATGGGTTGCCATCGTCCTGATTCTGCTGGTTGGCTACAGACAAATTTTCGCCAAGCGCCAGAACGACCAGCAAACGGAAGTGACCGGGGGTCTGCAGGGCAACATTTTTGTCAACACCCTCAAGCTGCCGGTGGTGTGGATTGCGGCCTTTTTCCTGCTTGTCTATGTGGGCGCCGAGGTGAGTGTAGGCAGCTGGGTCTATAGTTTGCTGACCGAGGAGCGGCACTTTTCTATTCTCTATTCAGGCTGGATGGTCAGTGGCTACTGGTTGGGGCTAACGCTGGGACGAGTGGCGCTGGCCAGAGTTGCTTTGCGTATCGGCACTCGGCGGCTGGTACAATATTGCCTGCTAGGGACAATTGTCGCGGCTCTGCTATTCTGGCTCGTACCGCTGTTTTCTGTCTCCGCGTTCGGCCTCTGCCTGTTAGGTTTTAGCTTCGGGCCTATTTACCCCATCACCATTGCTTTTCTCTCAAGCCGCGTGCCAGCGCATATTCTAGCTGGTGCGGTTGGTTTCCTTGCCAGCCTGGGCAGCGCCGGCGCGGCAATGTTTCCCTGGCTTACCGGCTTTCTGGCACAGCATGTCGGACTATGGACATTGATGCCCCTGGTGGTATTTCTGGCGATTGTGATGGTCTGCTTGTGGCAGTTAGTGAATCAATTCCCACAAGTGGGGTACGAATACGAACAGGCCAATCACAACAGCGAGAATGGCGCTTAG
- a CDS encoding diacylglycerol kinase family protein encodes MSKSPLPAGSPKSEWAKFIASFGYAFAGLWYALRTQRNMWVHIIIAVLAIALGIVLRISAVEFAMIFVAITGVFIAEMFNTVIELCIDLASPEYHPLAKIAKDVAAGAVLLSAILAVVIGLFVFVPHLWELIH; translated from the coding sequence ATGAGCAAATCGCCACTACCGGCGGGTTCGCCAAAAAGCGAATGGGCGAAATTCATTGCCAGTTTTGGTTATGCCTTCGCCGGACTGTGGTATGCGCTTCGCACCCAGCGCAACATGTGGGTACACATCATTATAGCGGTTCTCGCGATTGCCCTGGGTATCGTGCTGCGCATTTCAGCAGTTGAGTTTGCGATGATCTTCGTGGCAATTACCGGTGTCTTCATCGCCGAGATGTTCAATACGGTTATCGAGTTATGTATTGATCTGGCCTCGCCGGAATACCATCCCCTGGCGAAAATCGCGAAGGATGTGGCAGCGGGCGCCGTACTTCTAAGCGCCATTCTCGCTGTTGTGATTGGCCTGTTCGTATTCGTACCCCACTTGTGGGAATTGATTCACTAA
- the ybeY gene encoding rRNA maturation RNase YbeY, whose product MEKYKSEIELSIDTGDEETDSIIHELLASLSLEELLEKTLREAGISQAALVTLVVTEDAMMQDLNKRYRQQDKPTDVLSFPLLDKPLVKAPDDQLWAFAEGNNGEVSAETSNLPKFITPSELPLNLGDIVISWPTVVRQAAQAGHTPAYELLYLFAHGILHLVGYDDATEAGYSAMVNLQRAVLEAMGWKAQNQ is encoded by the coding sequence ATGGAAAAATACAAATCAGAAATAGAACTTTCTATCGACACAGGAGACGAAGAAACCGATTCGATCATTCATGAGTTACTTGCCTCTCTTTCACTAGAAGAGCTTCTTGAGAAGACGCTGCGCGAAGCGGGTATTTCACAAGCTGCGCTGGTGACACTTGTCGTAACAGAAGATGCAATGATGCAAGATTTGAATAAGCGTTATCGACAGCAAGATAAACCAACCGATGTGCTTTCATTTCCTTTACTGGATAAACCATTGGTGAAGGCGCCCGATGACCAGCTCTGGGCATTTGCCGAGGGCAACAATGGCGAAGTAAGCGCAGAGACAAGCAATCTACCAAAGTTTATTACCCCATCTGAATTACCTCTGAACTTAGGTGATATCGTCATTTCATGGCCGACAGTCGTGCGCCAGGCGGCACAAGCAGGGCATACGCCTGCTTATGAACTACTCTACCTTTTCGCTCACGGTATTTTACACCTCGTTGGCTACGATGATGCGACAGAGGCCGGGTACAGCGCAATGGTGAATTTACAACGAGCGGTATTGGAAGCGATGGGGTGGAAAGCGCAAAACCAATGA
- the rpsU gene encoding 30S ribosomal protein S21 has translation MSEVKIGENESFETALKRFNRKIQQDGILAEARRREHYEKPSVKRKKKEAAARRRRNAHKA, from the coding sequence GTGTCGGAAGTCAAGATCGGCGAAAACGAATCGTTTGAAACTGCTCTCAAACGGTTCAATCGTAAGATTCAGCAAGATGGCATACTGGCTGAAGCTCGCCGCAGAGAGCATTACGAGAAGCCGAGCGTCAAACGGAAGAAAAAAGAAGCAGCCGCGAGACGGCGCAGAAACGCTCACAAAGCATAA
- the fabG gene encoding 3-oxoacyl-[acyl-carrier-protein] reductase, producing the protein MCRRLDGKTAIVTGAGRGIGRAIAKELALTGANVVINYARSAESAEQLAEEIRETGVQALPIRADVTDYDQVGEMVRQTIETFGQIDILVNNAGITRDKTLKNMTRQHWDEVINVNLGSTFNCTKQVLPFMLERKSGKIVNISSFVALAGNIGQANYAATKAGIIGFTKSVALEVARHGITVNAVCPGFTETDMLFEVPENIRQRILEKIPMARFGTAEEIASCVRYIVTEADYMTAQAISINGGVYI; encoded by the coding sequence ATGTGCAGACGACTGGACGGTAAAACTGCCATTGTAACTGGAGCGGGCCGCGGTATTGGCCGGGCGATAGCGAAAGAACTGGCCCTTACAGGGGCAAATGTGGTTATCAACTACGCGCGCAGCGCCGAGTCCGCTGAGCAGCTGGCCGAGGAGATTCGCGAGACCGGTGTGCAGGCGCTGCCGATTCGCGCTGATGTCACCGATTACGACCAGGTCGGCGAGATGGTACGGCAAACTATCGAGACTTTCGGCCAGATCGATATCTTAGTAAACAACGCCGGCATCACCCGCGACAAAACGCTGAAGAATATGACCAGGCAGCATTGGGACGAGGTAATCAACGTCAATCTTGGCAGCACATTCAATTGCACCAAGCAGGTTTTACCCTTTATGCTAGAGCGCAAGAGCGGCAAGATTGTCAATATCAGTTCTTTTGTGGCCCTGGCAGGCAATATTGGACAGGCAAACTATGCCGCGACCAAGGCAGGCATCATCGGATTCACCAAATCAGTAGCGCTTGAGGTTGCTCGTCACGGCATTACGGTCAATGCGGTCTGCCCAGGCTTCACAGAGACCGATATGTTGTTTGAAGTACCGGAGAACATACGCCAGCGTATCCTGGAAAAGATTCCCATGGCGCGCTTCGGCACGGCAGAAGAGATTGCCTCGTGCGTGAGGTATATTGTCACTGAAGCCGATTACATGACTGCCCAGGCTATCAGTATTAACGGAGGCGTTTACATCTAG